In the genome of Nitrospinota bacterium, the window AATGTCAAGAGTTTTATCTATTTCCTGAGTTACATCCAGCGTAATCTTGTCTTGAACGTAGTCATATGACAGATTAGGTGGCAGAGGTTCCGCATAGTTCTTCGATTTCATCTCGTAAGAAAGTTTCATGAGCGTATTGCCAGAATGTTTACCGAATATCCCGGGCCGGTATTTGTGATATAAAATTGGGTTAAGGGTAAGGGACTCGTATGAGATTTTGTAGGGATACTCCAATCCAAATACGTCTACCGATATTTTGTCAGATTGCTTGTAACCGGTTTTAAGTTTAATTTTGGACCGTTTTGACATTCTCTGCAGGTAATCAAATCCAATGTCAGTCGAGATTTCATCAAGGATGGAATATTTTGCATATTTAGTTTCTTCATAATTGTATTCGAAAGTCAGTTCCTTGTTTTTCCTGAGCCTACCCTTCACATCAAGCCCAACAGCGGTTTCCACAAAACTGTCATCTTTTACAATATCCGTATGAGTTCCGTATATCGGATGATTTACAATGCTGTCAGGGCTTTTAAAAACATTTGATTCCTTGCCGTAGAATACTTCCCCGTAAGGTGAAAACTCCAGTTTCCGGACCGAGCGCCGTTTCTTCTTTTTTGTTTTCTTGAGCGTTTCGTTTGTTCCATCCTCATCTTCCCTTGCAAGCGCGGATTCGAATGTAACGGAGACACTCAGCAGGCTGAACATAACTGCCCAGGCGATTAATCTGAATTTTATTGTTTTATCTCCTTTAAAGAATCCATTGCAAGTTTGTAGTTAGAGTCTACTTTAAGAGCCTTTTTGAACTGTATCTCTGCTTCGGATTTGTTGCCTTGCGCAGAAAGGGCAACGCCATACCAATAATATGATTCCGCGACATCGGACTTTTTGGAGATGGACATTTTGTAATATTTTATCGAATCCTCCCAATCGTTCTTCCGGTGGTATGCTCTGGCTAGTTCATAGCTTATTTCTGGATTTTCATTTGTGCTCTTTGTGCCAGAGAGCAGAACGGTTATTGCTTCCTCCTTTTTCCCCAGTTCATTCAGCAACGCAGCTCTTCCCAACCATCCATTCGCAAATTTCGGGGCTAATGCCGTGATTTTTTCATATTCGCTTAGAGCCTCATTATTCCTTTTTAACCTTGCCAACTGAATTGCCAGGTTAAACCGTGCCTTATAGTCATCAGGATTTATCAATAGCGCTTCGCTGAAAAGTTCCTGGGCTTTCCTGTAATCTTTTCTGATAGCATACAAAACGCCAAGATTTTTCCTTGCCTTGTTGTTATCAGGTTCGAGTTCCAGGTTTTTCTTGTAGGCATCCATAGCCTTGCCGTACTGTTTGGATTTCCTGTACATGAGGCCGAGGTTATACCAGGCAGGCGCGTATTTAGGATTAATTTCGACGATCTTTTTATATTCAGCTATTGCTTTGGCTACATCGTGTTCATCCGAATATAACGTCGCGAGGTTCAATCGGGCCTGTATATATCCTGGCTTTTCCTCAATGGCCTTTGAATAGGATAGTATCGCTTTTTCCTTCATCTCCATTTTGGTAAAAACAACACCCTGATTGAACCAGGCCTTGGCGTAACCAGGATTTATATCAGTCGCTTTCGAAAAATAGTCTTGCGCTTTTTTCCAGTCGTTTTGATCCATTGATACAAGTCCAAGGTTGTAATACGCTGACTCATAATCAGGTTTGAGCCTGATGGCTTTGGTATAGGAGTCTGTTGCCTCTTTCAAGTTCCCTGTCCTAGCGTATACTAATCCTCTATTGAGCAATGCCTCCGGATATTTGCCACCTGCTTTATCTATGGCCTGGTTGTAGTATGTGAGCGCTTTATTGTATTCTTTTTTGCTGTACAAAATTCTTGCCATATTGAAATAATCTTCTGCCTGGGCAGAAGCGGCTTTTATGAGCTGGCTGAAAATTTCCTCTGCCTGAATTAATTTATTCTGTTTGTAATAAAGCAATCCTAGGTTATATTTTGGTTCGCGATAGGGAGGGAAATACTTTATGGCTGTCTTATAGCTCTCTTCGGCTAGTTTTTCTTCTCCTTTGGATTTGTATAGCACCCCCAGATTGAAATAGGCTGGAGCATAGTTTGGGCGCAAACCAATAACTTTATTATAGAGTTCCTCTTTTTTCTTTCGCCCCTCCTCGCTGTTAGGTTGCAATATAGCCAGATTCATTCGCGGTTCTATATAGTCAGGTTTAAGGTTGATCGCTTTTGTATAAAATTCCTCAGCCCTATTGGTGTCATCAATTCTTGAATATGCAAGGCCCAAGCTGAAAAAAAGTGAGGCTTTCAAATCTCCGCTACTCAAGCCTACAGCATCATTGAAATATTTGATGGCTTCTTTATAATGATCTTTTTTCAACTGTAACAAACCAAGATAATAATAGGCCATTGCAAAATTTGGTCTGACGGAAATCGCGTTTCCATAGCTCTCTTCCGCCTTGTCCAAATCACCCTGCAATCTGTAGGCCATTCCGAGATTCAGATGCGCCGGAGCGAAATTCTTTTTAGATTTTAGGGAATTTAGAAAATATATTTTCGCCACTTCGAGGTTGTCGAGTTTCATCTCTATTACGCCTGTATAATTCAGGATGTATGGATTGTCTTTATCTTCCGCAAGCGCCTGGGCAAATGCCTGCTTTGCCTCTTCGTATTTCCCTTCAGAATATAAGGTTTTTCCATTTTGGAAATTTATGTTGCTGTCAAGGGCATCATCGTATTCGGTATTCAAATTGGAAATTGATGGTTCATCCAGTTTTAATGGATCATCCGATCCTGGGTTGAAGTTTGATGAGACCTTGATAATTGTAGGTTTGGAACTCATATCAATGGCGATGCTTTGTAAATAAAGTACCACTCCCAAAATGAACAGAAGTATTGCCAAAATCGGCACAAAACTATCTTTTAACAGTTTGTTCATGACAGGTATTCCTTCATCAGGCCTCGCAAGCCCTTTCGGTTGACATTTTGTATTTCGAGGCCTGGGCGAGCATTTATTTCCATTACCTGTACCCCTCTTTCACTGTCGATTACAATATCAACGCCCAGATACTTAAGCGGAACCGCTAGGCTTGAATCCACGCTCATTTTCAGTATCTCATCCCAGAATGGAAGTTGGATCCCTCTCAGGGCAATAGATGAATCGGGATGTTTTTCATAATAGCCATCCTTGTTATAGCCCTCAGTCAGTACCCCTGATTTCATATCGATGCCGATTCCGATTGCTCCCTGATGCAGGTTTGCCTTTCCGTTGGATTTCACTGTTGGTATACGTACCATGCCTATAATTGGAGAGTTATTACAGAGTATGATCCTTATATCCGCAACACCATGCGGGAATATGTTGAGAAATACCTGATGTGAATGAACGCGGTACTCTATCAGCGCTCTGTCCCAAAGGCCGAATGAATAGACTCCGAAAATGATATCCGCAATATGTTTGCGGATCTCGGAGATACCGTATTCCCTCAAGGAAGGGGTGATCCAGCCGTCATCTGACTTTTCAAGAACCAGAATACCGCCCCCTTGTTTTCCTTTCGCAGGTTTAATAACAAATTCTTTCAGCATGTCTATCTTTTCCCAAAGCGAGTTTATCTCTCCCATTCGTGAAAGAATGCAATAGGTCTCAGGTGTCGCAATGTTGCATAAGGCTAGGTGCTCCTTGGTTATTATCTTGTCGTTTGCAATAGGAAAGTGTTCTCTTGGATTCATAGGATATATGAAATCAAGGTTCCTCTGGTTTATTCCCAGCACATTTTCATAAAAATCGGTGATTGATCTTATTGTTAGTTTCATTTTTGGATCAACCACCTAAACCTGTTCAATTCCATAACGCGAATACCAATCCATCTTCCTAGCCATAGGTTTAAAATGATCAACAGGAGAAGGAGCTCCGGGAAAGCCAGAAAAAGCGCTTCCATCGCAAGTGAGTTCATTGCCATATAACAGAACCAAACGACCAAGGTTGTCATCATTACAACTTTCAGGGAGCGTGCGGTTCCTTCCTCAATTTGCAGAATGGCAAACCTTTCCGCCGTGAGAGTCAGTACCGCTATCGGGAAAAGGCTTATATGTGAAAGCTCGAACAGTTTCATTTCCACCCCTGCGACAGTCAAACTAAGCATTACTCCAACGACGAAAATGAGAAGGATGCTCATTTTAGGTGTGTGCAGTACCCCCCATTTGTCCAGAGGGTAGCGTAAAAGGCTAACAACGCCGATAACGATATAAAATCCTACAATGCCCCAGAAAAAACCGGTCTCTCTGCTTGCGGCGGCAATCAGGGCCGGAAGGAATGTTCCGAATGTTTCGAGACCGATAACATTTCTGAATATAACCACAATGAACGCGCCAAGAGGCAGCATGATAATTATCTTGAGAAGACTGACAGGGATACCTATCTGATTGAAAGTTGCCCATACGTTATAAATATTCAGCGGATGTTCTCCAAGCTGGGTGATGAAGTCCGTGCGCGTGGCAAGTCGTTCCCTGATCTTGAAAAAGTAATCGAAGTTTATGTTCGCACTGTGTTTGAAAAGCGCTTCATCGCCACGATAAAGCACAAGATAGTTCTCAGGGATTTCCATGTAATGGTTGTTTAAAGGGTCAAAGGGGATCCAGTACCCATTTACATACGCTTCTACCCACTGATGGCTTATCCGCTTAGTGGTATTCTTCAGGATAAGACCGCCAACCAAGCGTGACGGAATCTTTGCTTTCCTGGCAAGAGCGACAAAAACCCTGCTCTTGCCATTGCACGAACCCTCTCCAAGACTAGCGGCAGTGACCGCGTCTGTGTAGCCTTTAAAAGGCATCGATTTAAGTGAGTATGCGTAATCGAAAATACCCTTTAAAACTTTCGCCGTATTTTTCGTTCTAGGTACATTTTCGTTATATACTTTTTCAATTACGGGGTGTTCTACTTGAATACCATCGGTAGCCACCAGATATTCCTTGAAATCTTCAGGGTAAATACCGGGAATTTGGAGGTCATCATCCAGTTCATACAAAATCCTGTCTGAATGGACGGAAAAGGAGTAGAGAATCTGTTGGGGACCTGTAATGTTTTCACCATACCATCTGGAGATCCTGCCACTATTTTCACTGCTAATCTCAAGCGACATTAAGCCAGAGTTATTAATTTCATCCGAGATGGTCTGGCGTTCATCGGATACAGGAAGATATGTGGAAACTTTTACCGAATCGCCATAGCCATCGAAACTCATGCTGATGTCCACTTCGTATTTCAATTGGGGTATTATGCTCATGAAGCTGTATCCAAGAAACAGCATTTTGTAGGCGATCATCCCTACAGCTGTTACGCAGAGAACAACCATCGTCACGTGCAGACTGAAATCGCTCTTCCTGTTCTGCATCTAAAAACGAGCCTCTCCTGTTAACTTGAGCTTTTCTGAAATCATATCTCTCCCTGTTTATCCGGTTTAGTCGCTTTAATATACTAGATATATGAGGCCCGTTTAAATAGTAATAAACGGGCCGAATATATTCCTAGTTGCAACTATAAGTATGCTTGCCATCGTTCGTTGTAATGCTGTCGATATGCGTTTGAGCCAGCGGCGCACTTGTCCCATTTGGATACTGGGATGTAACAAGACGCATAGCCGCAAGTTCATTAGCGCAATTTTGCTCTCCATGCCAAGTCATGCCAATCTGGTATTGGGTGTTGTCAAGCAGACTGCTCCCAATATATGTGCTGAGAACAAGGTTATATTCCGTTCTAGCCTGTGCGTAATTCGTCTGCTTATGCTCTGATCTACCTATATAGTACCTGGCCCCATCTGCGCTGTCGTAAAGGGGGTATGGATATGTGGAGATGACGTTATTAAAGTCAATGATCGCTTGGGCATAGTTCGCCTCGTCATAATATGTTTTCCCTATTTGATGCGCGGCATTGTCAACCATACTGCTTGAAGGGAAATTTGTCGCGACCTTCGCGTATTCCACCCTTGCGGTGCTGAAATCGGTCGCGGCATTGGCTTTTAATGCGGCATGGGTGGATCTTCCAATGTAATATTGTGCTCCGTCGGCGCTATCGGAGTTTGGATAAGCGGTAATTACCTTGTTGAATTCCGTTATCGCCGGAGTGTAATCCGAGGCGGCATTGTTCCCCAGTTCGTCATAGTAGGTCTTTCCGATCTGGTATTGAGCGTTATCAAGAAGCGTACTCGCTGGATAATTGGTCAATACCGCCTGATATTCGGTACGCGCGGTGGTGAAATCTGTCGCGACATCTACCTGAAGTTGCTGGTGACGGCTTCGACCTATATAGTATTGCGCGGTATCGGCCTTGTCGGAAAGCGGATATAGCGTAACAACTTTTTGAAATTCCGTTTCCGCCTTCGTATAATTATTTTCATCATAGTATGTGTTGCCGACCTGGTGTTGGGCGTTATCAAGAAGCGAGCTTGCCGGATAGTTGTTGATTACGGCCTGATAAGCTGTGCGCGCCGTGGTGAAATCGGTTGCGTTGGCAATACTAAGCTTCTTGTGTATGCATCGGCCAATATTGTATTGGGAAGAATCCGCGTCGTTTGACGTTGAATAAAAATCCAGGATTTTCTGGTACTCCGCAATTGCAGTTGTATATTCCGATGTCGCCCCGGTATTGTCAAAAGCGGCTTTTTTATCATCCCCTAATAGATGATGGGTTTTGGCTATGGCATATTGCGCGTCTGAACGATCATTGGAATTTGGATATGTATCAAGCAGTTTTTGAAACTCCAAAAGTGCCTGCGAATAATTGAGTTCATCCATGTATGTGCGCCCAATCCAATACTGCGCGTTGTCTGCCGTATCACTTGTCGGAAAGTCGGTGATGACTTTGGTCAGCTCGGCTCTGGCATTCAAATAACTTAGGCTTTCAAAATAGGATCTCCCGATATACAGATGTGCGTCATCCACCGTATCCGTTCCGGGGTAACTTGTTACCACTTTATTTAGTTCCGTGATTGCTTTAGGATAGTTATTAATCCTGAAGTATGCTTTTCCTATCTGTAATTGCGCATCGTCTGCCAGGGTACCGTTTGGATATTGTGTAAGCTGCTCGTTGAATTTTGCAATGGCACGAACGAAGTCCCCGTTTGAATACATCGTTTTTGCGGTCTGATAAATCCCGCTCTCTGAAGTATCGGATGCCGTAAGCGCATTATTGCCTTGCCCCCCGCCAGCTGTGCAGCCGATAAGAAATGTAATGGCAAATGAGAGGAGAAGGGTGAAGCGTCCTGCTTTGATAAATTGTTTAAATCTCATAAATGACTCCTTTAATAGATAAGGATTAAAAAAATGCCTAAACACTGAAGTATGGATGTACAAGAATCAAGCCAATACGCGCATGTAAAATAAGAGCCTTAATTACAGTGGCATGAAAGTATCTATGATTAGAGTATGAATCTGTAATACGCCGATAATGAACAATAGGATAAATCTGTGTATGAATAAAAGTAACAAAAATAAGTAAAAGAAGTAATATAAAAACCCACAAGTTATTAGTTTATCATTCAAAGATGAAGGGGATAGAAAGATAAGATAAAGAATGCATAAAGATTGGATAAAGATTCGTAGCCGGAATCCGTTGCGGTTGGCTTTGGTACAGTTCAGTCAGAACTTTAAATCAACCGGTAGAATCAATACATCTAAATATTCGAGCAATTGAATTTCAAATGCAAGTATGCGTTCCTGCGTTGAGGCTGTCAAAATGCGTTTGAGCAGTGCCAATATAAATGGAAGCCGGATAATATGTTAAGAACGTTTCCCAAGCAATTTTTTCGTCAGCGCAGAAGTTTTCAGCATGCAATGCCATTCCGGTATAGTACTGTGCGTTGTCGCAGTAGATGCTTGTGCCGGGACATGACGCAAGTATTAAGCTGTAATCGCTTCTTGCCTCGGGATACTGTAACTGTTTATGCTTTGCACGGCCCGAGTAGTACCGCGCATCGTCAATACTGTCAGACCCAACATAGGTTGCAAGGATGGCGGTAAATTCGGCAAGTGCACTTGCCCAGTTCCCCTCGATGTAGTATGTTTGCCCGATTCGAAACTGCGCATTATCGATCCAGCCGCTTGCAGGGTAGTTTGTTGCGTTAATCTTTGCATATTCCAAACGCGCAGAGTTGAAATCGGTAGCCGCGGCTGCCTGCAATTCACGTTGAACGCTTCGTCCTAAATAGTATTGCGCTCCATCACCGCTGTCATACTGAGGAAAAGGGTAGGTGTCGATCACAGCTTGAAAAGCTAATTTTGCTTGAGCGTATTTAGCTATATCATAATTAGCTTCATCATAATATGTTTTGGCAATCTGATATTCAGCATTGTCTATCATTGAGCTTGCGGGGTAGGTTGTTGCGTTTACCTTTGCATACTCCAAGCGCGCCGGGGCGAGATCTGTGGCCGCACTCGCAAGCAACTCTTGATGAACACTTCGCCCAATATAATACTGCGCGCCGTCGCCGCTATCGTATAATGGGTATGGATAGTTAGTGATAGTTTCCTGAAACTTCATCTTCGCCATGTTGTAGTTCCCCTCGTCGTAGTAGGTATTGCCGATTTGATACTGGGCATTGTCGGCGAGGGTGCTGGAAACATAATTTGTAATGGTCGCAGTATATGCCGCGCGGGCCAAGTCGTAGTTGCCAAGCCTGTGTTCGCACCTGCCGATATAGTACTGGGCTGAATCGGCATCGTTTGATGTCGGATAGTAGGTCAGAACCTTTTGAAATTCAGCTTTGGCA includes:
- the bamD gene encoding outer membrane protein assembly factor BamD; its protein translation is MRFKQFIKAGRFTLLLSFAITFLIGCTAGGGQGNNALTASDTSESGIYQTAKTMYSNGDFVRAIAKFNEQLTQYPNGTLADDAQLQIGKAYFRINNYPKAITELNKVVTSYPGTDTVDDAHLYIGRSYFESLSYLNARAELTKVITDFPTSDTADNAQYWIGRTYMDELNYSQALLEFQKLLDTYPNSNDRSDAQYAIAKTHHLLGDDKKAAFDNTGATSEYTTAIAEYQKILDFYSTSNDADSSQYNIGRCIHKKLSIANATDFTTARTAYQAVINNYPASSLLDNAQHQVGNTYYDENNYTKAETEFQKVVTLYPLSDKADTAQYYIGRSRHQQLQVDVATDFTTARTEYQAVLTNYPASTLLDNAQYQIGKTYYDELGNNAASDYTPAITEFNKVITAYPNSDSADGAQYYIGRSTHAALKANAATDFSTARVEYAKVATNFPSSSMVDNAAHQIGKTYYDEANYAQAIIDFNNVISTYPYPLYDSADGARYYIGRSEHKQTNYAQARTEYNLVLSTYIGSSLLDNTQYQIGMTWHGEQNCANELAAMRLVTSQYPNGTSAPLAQTHIDSITTNDGKHTYSCN
- a CDS encoding tetratricopeptide repeat protein, with protein sequence MNKLLKDSFVPILAILLFILGVVLYLQSIAIDMSSKPTIIKVSSNFNPGSDDPLKLDEPSISNLNTEYDDALDSNINFQNGKTLYSEGKYEEAKQAFAQALAEDKDNPYILNYTGVIEMKLDNLEVAKIYFLNSLKSKKNFAPAHLNLGMAYRLQGDLDKAEESYGNAISVRPNFAMAYYYLGLLQLKKDHYKEAIKYFNDAVGLSSGDLKASLFFSLGLAYSRIDDTNRAEEFYTKAINLKPDYIEPRMNLAILQPNSEEGRKKKEELYNKVIGLRPNYAPAYFNLGVLYKSKGEEKLAEESYKTAIKYFPPYREPKYNLGLLYYKQNKLIQAEEIFSQLIKAASAQAEDYFNMARILYSKKEYNKALTYYNQAIDKAGGKYPEALLNRGLVYARTGNLKEATDSYTKAIRLKPDYESAYYNLGLVSMDQNDWKKAQDYFSKATDINPGYAKAWFNQGVVFTKMEMKEKAILSYSKAIEEKPGYIQARLNLATLYSDEHDVAKAIAEYKKIVEINPKYAPAWYNLGLMYRKSKQYGKAMDAYKKNLELEPDNNKARKNLGVLYAIRKDYRKAQELFSEALLINPDDYKARFNLAIQLARLKRNNEALSEYEKITALAPKFANGWLGRAALLNELGKKEEAITVLLSGTKSTNENPEISYELARAYHRKNDWEDSIKYYKMSISKKSDVAESYYWYGVALSAQGNKSEAEIQFKKALKVDSNYKLAMDSLKEIKQ
- a CDS encoding UUP1 family membrane protein, producing MQNRKSDFSLHVTMVVLCVTAVGMIAYKMLFLGYSFMSIIPQLKYEVDISMSFDGYGDSVKVSTYLPVSDERQTISDEINNSGLMSLEISSENSGRISRWYGENITGPQQILYSFSVHSDRILYELDDDLQIPGIYPEDFKEYLVATDGIQVEHPVIEKVYNENVPRTKNTAKVLKGIFDYAYSLKSMPFKGYTDAVTAASLGEGSCNGKSRVFVALARKAKIPSRLVGGLILKNTTKRISHQWVEAYVNGYWIPFDPLNNHYMEIPENYLVLYRGDEALFKHSANINFDYFFKIRERLATRTDFITQLGEHPLNIYNVWATFNQIGIPVSLLKIIIMLPLGAFIVVIFRNVIGLETFGTFLPALIAAASRETGFFWGIVGFYIVIGVVSLLRYPLDKWGVLHTPKMSILLIFVVGVMLSLTVAGVEMKLFELSHISLFPIAVLTLTAERFAILQIEEGTARSLKVVMMTTLVVWFCYMAMNSLAMEALFLAFPELLLLLIILNLWLGRWIGIRVMELNRFRWLIQK
- a CDS encoding alpha-L-glutamate ligase-like protein gives rise to the protein MKLTIRSITDFYENVLGINQRNLDFIYPMNPREHFPIANDKIITKEHLALCNIATPETYCILSRMGEINSLWEKIDMLKEFVIKPAKGKQGGGILVLEKSDDGWITPSLREYGISEIRKHIADIIFGVYSFGLWDRALIEYRVHSHQVFLNIFPHGVADIRIILCNNSPIIGMVRIPTVKSNGKANLHQGAIGIGIDMKSGVLTEGYNKDGYYEKHPDSSIALRGIQLPFWDEILKMSVDSSLAVPLKYLGVDIVIDSERGVQVMEINARPGLEIQNVNRKGLRGLMKEYLS
- a CDS encoding tetratricopeptide repeat protein, with product MRNAVLVSAFISHIAFLPMLYGCTANGGNFAFTDANSASSTATDPTTDTDTTPNSNSLEDLSGNTTDDNNLDSGSAVIDGDLNTVTSTTTATQTATAIGPDETMFQDGLALYKTADYNGAITQFLLQISTYPGDLRADDAQLHIGKSYLKLLDYGTARAELKKVKTAYPFSDTADNAQYWIGASYFDEMLYDTAIVEFQKLLDTYPNSNDRSDSQLGIAKSYYQKSEYTTAKAEFQKVLTYYPTSNDADSAQYYIGRCEHRLGNYDLARAAYTATITNYVSSTLADNAQYQIGNTYYDEGNYNMAKMKFQETITNYPYPLYDSGDGAQYYIGRSVHQELLASAATDLAPARLEYAKVNATTYPASSMIDNAEYQIAKTYYDEANYDIAKYAQAKLAFQAVIDTYPFPQYDSGDGAQYYLGRSVQRELQAAAATDFNSARLEYAKINATNYPASGWIDNAQFRIGQTYYIEGNWASALAEFTAILATYVGSDSIDDARYYSGRAKHKQLQYPEARSDYSLILASCPGTSIYCDNAQYYTGMALHAENFCADEKIAWETFLTYYPASIYIGTAQTHFDSLNAGTHTCI